In a genomic window of Mycolicibacter heraklionensis:
- a CDS encoding pyridoxal phosphate-dependent aminotransferase, which yields MDSYGTIVDVTAHPLPHQMPWPATGSQPRQRTFAQSTKLQDVLYEIRGPIHAQAARMEAEGHRILKLNIGNPAPFGFDAPDVIMRDMIQALPYAQGYSDSQGILPARRAVVTRYELVEGFPRFDVDDVYLGNGVSELISLVLQALLDNGDQVLIPAPDYPLWTASTSLAGGTPVHYLCDETQDWQPDIADMESKITERTKALVVINPNNPTGAVYSREVLSQIAELARKHQLLLLADEIYDKILYDDAEHTSLATLAPDLLCLTFNGLSKAYRVAGYRSGWLAITGPKEHATSFLEGINLLANMRLCPNVPAQHAIQVALGGHQSIDDLVLPGGRLLEQRDVAWSKLNEIPGVSCVKPRGALYAFPRLDPEVYPIDNDEQLVLDLLLQEKILVTQGTGFNWPAPDHLRIVTLPWARDLSSAIERLGNFLVSYRP from the coding sequence TTGGACAGCTATGGGACCATTGTCGACGTGACCGCTCATCCGTTGCCGCATCAGATGCCCTGGCCTGCCACCGGCAGTCAGCCACGGCAGCGTACGTTCGCGCAATCGACCAAGCTGCAGGACGTCCTGTACGAGATCCGCGGTCCGATCCACGCCCAGGCGGCCCGGATGGAGGCCGAGGGGCACCGGATCCTCAAGCTCAACATCGGCAACCCGGCGCCGTTCGGGTTCGACGCGCCCGACGTGATCATGCGGGACATGATCCAGGCGCTGCCGTACGCGCAGGGCTACTCGGACTCCCAGGGCATCCTGCCGGCGCGCCGCGCGGTGGTCACCCGCTACGAGCTGGTCGAGGGCTTCCCCCGCTTCGACGTCGACGACGTCTACCTCGGTAACGGCGTATCCGAGCTGATCTCGCTGGTGTTGCAGGCACTGTTGGACAACGGCGACCAGGTCTTGATCCCGGCCCCGGACTACCCGCTGTGGACGGCGTCGACGTCGTTGGCCGGTGGCACTCCGGTGCACTATCTGTGCGACGAAACCCAGGACTGGCAGCCGGACATCGCCGACATGGAGTCGAAGATCACCGAACGCACCAAGGCGCTGGTGGTGATCAACCCGAACAACCCGACCGGGGCGGTCTACAGCCGCGAGGTGCTCAGCCAGATCGCCGAATTGGCCCGCAAGCACCAGCTGTTGCTGCTCGCCGACGAGATCTACGACAAGATCCTCTATGACGACGCCGAGCACACCAGCCTGGCCACCCTGGCGCCGGATCTGTTGTGTTTGACCTTCAATGGTCTGTCGAAGGCCTACCGGGTGGCCGGCTACCGCTCCGGTTGGCTGGCGATCACCGGCCCCAAGGAACACGCGACCAGCTTCCTGGAGGGCATCAACCTGCTGGCCAACATGCGGCTGTGCCCGAATGTGCCTGCCCAGCATGCCATTCAGGTGGCGTTGGGCGGCCACCAGAGCATCGATGACCTGGTGCTGCCGGGTGGGCGGCTGCTCGAACAACGTGACGTCGCCTGGAGCAAGCTCAACGAGATTCCGGGCGTCTCCTGCGTGAAGCCCCGAGGCGCGCTCTACGCGTTCCCCCGGCTAGACCCCGAGGTCTACCCGATCGACAACGACGAGCAACTGGTGCTGGACCTGTTGCTGCAGGAGAAGATCCTGGTCACCCAGGGCACCGGGTTCAACTGGCCGGCGCCGGACCACCTGCGCATCGTGACCCTGCCGTGGGCCCGCGACCTGTCCAGCGCCATCGAGCGCCTGGGCAACTTCCTGGTCAGCTACCGGCCCTAG